The following are from one region of the Staphylococcus argenteus genome:
- a CDS encoding ABC transporter ATP-binding protein, translated as MTQSIATLDNVVKTYNKQLVLDQISMTINEGELLGLIGPSGSGKTTTIKCLLGMEKIDKGAAEIFNQKMPNRNVLKRLGYMGQTDALYENLTAYENLKFFGHLSGLKGKVLEEHINKHTTLVDLEHALTKKVSQFSGGMKRRLSIAMTLLSEPDLIILDEPTVGIDPKLRQHIWKQFKEMTQNGKSVVVTTHVMDEAERCDKVGLIVDGKLFALDTPANLKEQFNVDTIEAVFIKAEEVRQS; from the coding sequence ATGACTCAAAGTATAGCAACATTAGACAATGTTGTTAAAACGTATAATAAACAACTCGTGTTAGATCAAATTAGTATGACTATTAACGAAGGTGAATTACTTGGTTTAATAGGACCTAGTGGATCTGGTAAAACAACTACAATAAAGTGCCTTTTAGGCATGGAAAAGATTGATAAAGGGGCAGCAGAGATTTTCAATCAAAAAATGCCTAATCGTAATGTTTTAAAACGATTAGGTTATATGGGGCAAACAGATGCGTTATATGAAAATTTAACTGCTTATGAAAACTTGAAGTTTTTCGGTCATTTATCAGGGCTTAAAGGAAAAGTATTAGAAGAACATATAAACAAGCATACAACATTAGTAGATTTAGAACATGCTTTAACTAAAAAAGTGAGTCAATTTTCAGGGGGAATGAAACGTCGACTATCTATAGCAATGACACTATTATCGGAACCGGATTTGATTATTTTAGATGAACCAACTGTTGGGATAGACCCTAAATTACGCCAACATATTTGGAAACAATTTAAAGAAATGACGCAAAATGGTAAAAGTGTTGTCGTCACTACACATGTTATGGACGAGGCAGAACGTTGTGATAAAGTGGGTCTTATTGTTGACGGAAAACTATTCGCTTTAGATACACCAGCTAATTTAAAAGAACAATTTAATGTAGACACAATTGAAGCGGTATTTATTAAAGCTGAGGAGGTTCGCCAATCATGA
- a CDS encoding DUF3021 domain-containing protein yields the protein MKNLKNALFISLIIGLSLSLFFSMLFSDGKYYPLNPQSTIGIFYYTHFTETTVMLISIILWLLIGVVFFLGDFIFKYTDWGITKATIVHFITTYFGFLPLAILAGWFPLTINYLIIFTIIFIVVYTLIWIIQFFKNKNYVDTINEQLKQLK from the coding sequence ATGAAAAATTTAAAAAACGCATTATTTATTAGCTTAATCATTGGTTTGTCCCTTTCACTGTTCTTTAGTATGTTATTTTCGGACGGCAAATATTATCCACTCAATCCACAATCAACTATCGGCATATTTTATTACACTCATTTCACAGAAACTACCGTAATGTTGATTTCTATCATTTTATGGTTACTCATAGGCGTCGTCTTTTTCCTTGGAGATTTTATCTTTAAATACACAGATTGGGGCATTACTAAAGCAACTATAGTGCATTTCATAACAACGTATTTCGGATTCTTACCTTTAGCAATACTTGCCGGTTGGTTTCCACTAACAATAAATTACCTAATCATATTTACAATTATCTTTATTGTGGTTTACACATTGATTTGGATAATTCAATTCTTTAAAAACAAGAACTACGTAGACACTATTAACGAGCAACTGAAACAATTAAAATAA
- a CDS encoding TetR/AcrR family transcriptional regulator, which yields MDQTAFTDSRITRTVNRIHDGLYSLLTRKSYTDITIKDICNESQISRTTFYAHFKSKDDFVYIYLNMLLKNAKKKFLKESVTTQVIFLNKMIHFWLSEGQLILKLLGDDSAYKIHQVIKKSIQQRIEINIVPVLNTKMLTTKEKYFLLIFMSNAVIGVLQDWVIRGYKESPKEVAEIMNKIFVNAFR from the coding sequence ATGGATCAAACAGCTTTTACAGATAGTCGTATAACAAGAACGGTCAATCGTATTCATGATGGATTGTATAGTCTTTTAACAAGAAAGTCATATACTGATATCACAATTAAAGATATTTGTAATGAAAGCCAAATAAGTAGAACAACGTTTTATGCGCATTTTAAAAGTAAAGACGATTTTGTCTATATTTACCTTAATATGTTATTGAAAAATGCAAAAAAGAAGTTTCTTAAAGAAAGTGTTACTACGCAAGTAATCTTTTTAAATAAGATGATTCATTTTTGGTTAAGTGAAGGGCAACTGATATTAAAATTATTAGGCGATGATAGTGCATATAAAATACATCAAGTTATCAAAAAATCTATACAACAAAGAATTGAAATTAATATCGTACCAGTGTTAAATACAAAAATGTTAACGACAAAAGAGAAATATTTTTTATTAATATTTATGAGTAATGCTGTAATTGGTGTTTTACAAGATTGGGTGATAAGAGGATATAAAGAAAGTCCTAAAGAAGTAGCGGAAATAATGAATAAAATATTTGTGAATGCATTTCGTTAG
- a CDS encoding HAMP domain-containing sensor histidine kinase gives MFKTLYARIAIYSITVILFSAIISFVLTNVYYHFNLKATNDAKIMRTLKEARQYEQESEPADIQKYFKHLGQMNYQIMTIDQKGHKTFYGEPFRKDTLSKEAINNVLNYKDYHGIKNKPFELFVTGFFDNETDNTVGVHFKTKEGSLAVFMRPDIGETFSEFRTFLAVLLILLLFISISLVIASTYSIIRPVQKLKQATERLIEGDFETPIKQTRKDEIGTLQFHFNKMRQSLGQVDQMRQHFVQNVSHEIKTPLTHIHHLLSELQQTSNKQLQQQYINDIFTITKQLSGLTTELLLLSEIDNHQHLSFDDHIEIDQLIKEIIRHEQFAADEKSLIILADLEPIHFLGNQRLLHQAMSNLLINAIKYTDVGGAIDIALQHSHNNIIFTISNEGSPISPQTEARLFERFYKVSKHDNSNGLGLAITKSIIELHHGTIQFTQSNEYVTTFTITLPNNSH, from the coding sequence ATGTTTAAAACACTCTATGCTAGAATTGCCATTTATTCCATTACAGTCATTTTATTTAGCGCAATAATAAGCTTTGTATTAACCAATGTGTACTACCATTTTAATTTGAAAGCTACGAATGATGCTAAAATCATGAGGACTCTTAAAGAAGCCAGACAATATGAACAAGAATCCGAACCAGCAGATATTCAAAAATACTTTAAACATTTAGGACAAATGAACTATCAAATCATGACGATTGATCAAAAAGGTCATAAAACGTTTTATGGTGAGCCCTTTAGAAAAGATACGCTATCTAAAGAAGCAATTAACAATGTATTAAACTACAAAGACTATCATGGTATTAAAAATAAACCCTTTGAATTATTTGTGACTGGATTCTTTGATAATGAGACGGATAATACAGTTGGTGTGCATTTTAAAACAAAAGAAGGATCATTAGCTGTATTCATGCGTCCAGATATTGGTGAGACGTTTAGTGAATTTAGAACTTTCTTAGCTGTATTATTGATATTATTATTGTTCATCTCAATTTCCTTAGTAATCGCTTCAACGTACTCAATTATTCGTCCTGTGCAAAAGTTAAAGCAAGCAACTGAAAGACTAATTGAAGGTGATTTTGAAACACCTATCAAACAAACACGAAAAGATGAAATTGGTACATTACAGTTCCATTTCAATAAAATGAGACAATCACTGGGTCAAGTTGATCAAATGAGACAACATTTCGTACAAAATGTGTCACACGAAATAAAAACACCATTAACGCATATTCATCATTTATTAAGCGAGTTACAACAAACGTCTAATAAACAGTTACAACAACAATACATTAACGATATTTTTACCATTACTAAGCAGCTAAGCGGTTTGACAACTGAATTGTTACTTTTATCTGAAATAGATAATCATCAACATTTATCCTTTGATGATCATATAGAAATAGATCAACTCATTAAAGAAATCATTCGTCACGAGCAATTTGCTGCCGATGAAAAGTCTTTAATCATTTTAGCCGACTTGGAACCTATACATTTCCTAGGAAATCAACGATTACTGCATCAAGCAATGAGTAATTTGTTAATCAATGCCATTAAGTATACAGATGTTGGTGGTGCGATTGACATCGCTTTGCAACATAGTCACAACAACATCATTTTCACAATAAGTAATGAGGGTTCACCAATTAGTCCACAAACTGAAGCACGTTTATTTGAACGTTTTTATAAAGTGAGCAAACATGATAATAGCAATGGTTTAGGTCTCGCAATTACAAAATCCATCATTGAATTGCATCATGGTACAATCCAATTCACACAAAGTAACGAGTATGTAACCACCTTTACTATTACACTGCCAAATAATTCACATTAA
- a CDS encoding LytTR family DNA-binding domain-containing protein, with protein sequence MMKLNLFINANETESYIDIHAPKMNDHVQSIINAVNDLDKSHTLVGYIDKEIHIIHVSDVITFQVINKNVTAITSNQKFKLKLRLYELEKQLPQHFIRISKSEIVNKYYIEKLLLEPNGLIRMYLKDAHYTYSSRRYLKSIKERLSI encoded by the coding sequence ATGATGAAACTCAATTTATTTATCAATGCAAATGAGACGGAATCTTATATTGATATACATGCACCTAAAATGAATGATCACGTTCAAAGTATTATTAATGCAGTCAATGATTTAGACAAATCACATACACTAGTCGGATACATAGACAAAGAAATCCATATCATTCACGTATCAGATGTTATAACATTCCAAGTTATTAATAAAAATGTTACAGCAATTACAAGCAACCAAAAATTCAAACTAAAATTACGACTTTATGAACTAGAAAAACAATTACCACAACATTTCATTCGCATTTCCAAATCAGAAATCGTCAACAAGTATTACATTGAAAAATTATTATTAGAGCCAAATGGACTTATACGTATGTATCTTAAAGATGCACACTACACCTATTCTTCTAGACGCTATTTAAAATCTATAAAGGAGCGCTTATCAATATGA